In the genome of Deinococcus aerophilus, one region contains:
- a CDS encoding gamma-glutamyltransferase family protein encodes MTTYSSYRYPIIARRGMVATSQPLAAQAGVFVLREGGNAVDAAIATAAALTVLEPTSNGIGGDLFALVWADGELHGLNASGRSPALLGRDALVDGALPAFGWKPVTVPGAPRGWADLHERFGRLPFGQVLAPAIHYARHGYPLSPVLAANWQRGITAHRSRQGPEYAAWLDTFAPAGFGAQIGELWASEGHARTLEHIADSHAADFYDGGLARQIDTFARETGGLLRLDDLAEHRSEWVTPISAGYQDHRLWEIPPNGQGIAALIALGIVDGLSLPDHRDDVQGLHLQIEAMKLGFVDAHRYVADPQHSEVPVSALLSESYFTARRGLIGERALDPQAGDPNGHGTVYLAAADADGQMVSLIQSNYMGFGSGVVVPGTGIALQNRGHNFNLEEGHPNAIAPRKRPYHTIIPGFLTRADGTPVGPFGVMGGFMQPQGHLQVVLNTVRYGMNPQQALDAPRWQWTGGKVIEVEHELGGPLARALQDLGHDVRVNLNHNAFGRGQAIWRDERGVLTGGSESRTDGQVAAY; translated from the coding sequence ATGACCACCTATTCTTCCTACCGTTACCCGATCATCGCCCGCCGCGGCATGGTTGCCACCAGCCAGCCACTTGCTGCGCAGGCCGGCGTGTTCGTTCTGCGCGAGGGCGGCAATGCGGTCGACGCGGCCATTGCCACCGCCGCCGCCCTCACGGTGCTGGAACCGACGAGCAATGGCATCGGCGGGGACCTGTTTGCGCTGGTGTGGGCAGACGGCGAACTGCATGGCCTGAACGCCTCGGGCCGCTCTCCCGCGCTGCTGGGGCGGGACGCCCTGGTGGACGGCGCGCTGCCGGCCTTCGGGTGGAAGCCGGTCACGGTGCCGGGGGCTCCGCGCGGCTGGGCCGACCTGCACGAACGCTTCGGGCGTCTGCCGTTTGGGCAGGTGCTCGCCCCAGCCATCCACTACGCCCGGCACGGCTATCCGCTGTCGCCGGTGCTGGCGGCCAACTGGCAGCGTGGCATCACGGCCCACCGCTCCCGCCAGGGCCCCGAGTATGCGGCGTGGCTGGACACCTTTGCGCCGGCCGGCTTCGGGGCACAGATCGGTGAGCTGTGGGCCTCGGAGGGGCATGCCCGCACCCTGGAGCACATTGCCGACAGCCACGCCGCCGACTTCTATGACGGCGGACTGGCCCGGCAGATCGACACCTTTGCGCGGGAAACCGGCGGCCTGCTGCGCCTGGATGACCTCGCCGAACACCGCAGCGAGTGGGTCACCCCCATCAGCGCCGGGTATCAGGACCACCGGCTGTGGGAGATTCCGCCCAACGGCCAGGGCATCGCTGCCCTGATCGCGCTGGGTATTGTGGACGGCCTGTCGCTGCCTGACCACCGGGACGACGTGCAGGGCCTGCACCTGCAGATCGAGGCCATGAAGCTGGGCTTTGTGGACGCCCACCGCTACGTGGCCGACCCCCAGCATAGTGAAGTGCCGGTCTCTGCCCTGCTCAGCGAATCCTATTTCACCGCCCGGCGTGGTCTGATCGGGGAACGCGCCCTGGATCCCCAGGCGGGCGACCCGAACGGCCACGGCACGGTCTATCTGGCCGCTGCCGACGCCGACGGGCAGATGGTCAGCCTGATTCAGAGCAACTACATGGGTTTTGGCAGCGGCGTAGTGGTGCCGGGCACGGGCATCGCCCTGCAGAACCGGGGCCACAACTTCAATCTGGAAGAGGGCCATCCCAACGCCATTGCTCCGCGCAAACGCCCGTACCACACCATCATTCCCGGGTTCCTCACCCGCGCCGACGGCACACCGGTCGGTCCCTTCGGCGTGATGGGCGGCTTTATGCAGCCGCAGGGCCACCTGCAGGTCGTGCTGAACACCGTGCGCTACGGCATGAATCCGCAGCAGGCCCTAGACGCTCCGCGCTGGCAGTGGACCGGCGGCAAGGTGATTGAGGTCGAACATGAACTGGGCGGGCCGCTGGCACGCGCCCTGCAGGATCTGGGCCACGACGTGCGGGTCAACCTCAACCACAATGCTTTCGGGCGTGGTCAGGCGATCTGGCGCGACGAGCGTGGGGTGCTGACCGGCGGCAGCGAGTCGCGGACCGACGGGCAGGTGGCGGCCTATTAG
- the tpiA gene encoding triose-phosphate isomerase, with the protein MSVQNLLALNWKMNKTPAEARAWAEELSEKLAADKPELAVMAPAVALPALAAHLPPGVTVGAQDVSAHEAGAYTGEISAAMLVDVGARYVVVGHSERREYHGETDADVAAKARQAQANGLMPIVCVGEGLDVREKGEQVPHTLAQLSGSLDGVGPEVVVAYEPVWAIGTGKTATADDAEELAAAIRTALRERYGSEAQHIRILYGGSVKPDNIASICAQPNVNGALVGGASLKVPDVLGMVDALQ; encoded by the coding sequence ATGAGCGTGCAGAACCTGCTGGCCCTGAACTGGAAGATGAACAAGACTCCTGCCGAGGCGCGGGCGTGGGCGGAAGAACTCTCCGAGAAACTCGCCGCCGACAAGCCGGAACTGGCGGTGATGGCTCCGGCGGTTGCGCTGCCGGCACTGGCCGCGCACCTGCCGCCCGGCGTGACCGTGGGCGCTCAGGACGTCTCGGCGCATGAGGCCGGCGCGTATACCGGCGAGATCAGCGCGGCCATGCTGGTGGATGTCGGCGCGCGTTATGTGGTGGTCGGCCACAGCGAGCGGCGCGAGTACCACGGGGAGACCGACGCGGACGTGGCGGCCAAGGCCCGGCAGGCCCAGGCCAACGGCCTGATGCCCATCGTGTGCGTGGGCGAGGGCCTGGACGTGCGCGAGAAGGGCGAGCAGGTGCCCCACACGCTCGCGCAGCTGTCGGGCAGCCTGGACGGCGTGGGACCCGAGGTGGTCGTGGCCTACGAGCCGGTGTGGGCCATCGGCACCGGGAAGACGGCCACCGCCGATGATGCGGAGGAACTCGCCGCCGCCATCCGGACGGCGCTCAGGGAGCGCTACGGCAGCGAGGCGCAACACATCCGTATCCTGTACGGCGGGAGCGTCAAGCCCGACAACATCGCCTCCATCTGCGCGCAGCCCAACGTGAACGGCGCGCTGGTGGGCGGCGCCAGCCTGAAGGTGCCGGACGTCCTGGGCATGGTGGACGCGCTGCAGTAG
- the wecB gene encoding non-hydrolyzing UDP-N-acetylglucosamine 2-epimerase, protein MTPVNKRIVLAFGTRPEATKMAPVYAALAAQPGLTPLILSTGQQREMLDGALNVFGLTPDRDLNVMTDRQTLADLTGRIVPQAGRVLREMQADLVLVHGDTSTSFCVALSAFYEGIPVGHVEAGLRSGDLGEPFPEEANRRLTGVLSVLDFAPTAESRANLRREGKPEGGLFVTGQTAVDAVREVAGRVPLRPEWRARVERGQPLVTVTMHRRENQPMMREMAGALARVAGAHPEHHFIYPVHLSPAVQEAVRPVLEGVPNFELTTPLDYSEMAPLMAASVLLATDSGGLQEEGAALGVPVAVLRNVTERPEGLAAGVLKLAGNDPVQLEGVLNGLLDDPATLAAMAQAPNPYGDGHAARRIAQAVAWHFGLAERPEHWGD, encoded by the coding sequence ATGACCCCTGTCAACAAACGCATTGTCCTGGCCTTTGGTACCCGCCCGGAGGCGACCAAGATGGCCCCGGTCTACGCCGCCCTGGCCGCGCAGCCCGGCCTTACCCCGCTGATTCTTTCCACCGGGCAGCAGCGCGAGATGCTTGACGGCGCGCTGAACGTCTTCGGCCTGACGCCCGACCGCGACCTGAACGTGATGACCGACCGCCAGACCTTGGCCGACCTCACGGGGCGCATCGTGCCGCAGGCTGGGCGCGTGCTGCGCGAGATGCAAGCGGATCTGGTGCTTGTTCACGGCGACACCTCCACCTCGTTCTGCGTGGCGCTGTCGGCCTTCTATGAAGGCATTCCGGTGGGGCACGTCGAGGCGGGGCTGCGCAGCGGAGACCTGGGCGAACCGTTTCCCGAGGAGGCCAACCGCCGCCTGACCGGGGTACTCTCCGTCCTGGATTTCGCGCCGACCGCCGAGAGCCGCGCGAACCTGCGGCGCGAGGGCAAGCCGGAGGGGGGCCTGTTCGTGACCGGCCAGACCGCCGTGGACGCCGTGCGCGAGGTTGCTGGGCGCGTGCCGCTGCGACCCGAGTGGCGCGCGCGGGTGGAGCGCGGCCAGCCGCTGGTGACCGTTACCATGCACCGCCGCGAGAACCAGCCCATGATGCGCGAGATGGCCGGGGCGCTCGCGCGGGTGGCGGGCGCGCATCCGGAGCACCACTTCATCTATCCGGTGCACCTCTCGCCCGCCGTGCAGGAAGCGGTGCGCCCCGTGCTGGAGGGCGTGCCCAATTTTGAGCTGACCACGCCGCTGGACTACTCCGAGATGGCTCCGCTGATGGCTGCCTCGGTTCTGCTCGCCACCGACAGCGGAGGACTGCAGGAAGAGGGTGCGGCCTTGGGCGTACCGGTGGCCGTGCTGCGCAACGTCACCGAGCGGCCCGAGGGGCTGGCCGCCGGCGTCCTCAAGCTGGCAGGCAACGATCCCGTGCAGCTGGAAGGCGTCCTGAACGGTCTGCTGGACGACCCCGCCACCCTGGCGGCCATGGCTCAGGCCCCCAACCCCTACGGTGACGGCCACGCGGCGCGGCGCATCGCGCAGGCGGTGGCGTGGCACTTTGGCCTAGCCGAACGGCCCGAGCACTGGGGTGACTGA
- a CDS encoding diacylglycerol/lipid kinase family protein: MTELPAGLPISAVPALAVVLNPRAGGGLALRAWPRLEAELVRRGWSFQVIREDSGAAALARVQALPSGMAVVAVGGDGTVGALLPALLSRPDTPGRPLAIVPLGTGNDFAGMLRLRPGDFRGALDRLSYQPREVDALKVTVLEGEGQGRTTVLLNGLGLGFDAAVTANMTRAPARVQGFARYAWAAVATIRELKVSGVQITLDGQEFYRGPSPIVAVMNGTRYGGGFRISPQSDPRDGRLNVVAGGPMTRLHLMELMLRVLCGAHLGRPQVHHAQGQEVTLRWDRPTPLHLDGDLHGQVSALRVHVLPGAILLLNA, encoded by the coding sequence GTGACTGAGCTGCCTGCGGGCCTTCCCATTTCTGCTGTTCCTGCGCTGGCCGTCGTCCTCAATCCGCGGGCGGGCGGGGGGTTGGCCCTGCGGGCGTGGCCGCGCCTGGAAGCCGAACTCGTGCGGCGCGGGTGGTCCTTTCAGGTTATCCGTGAGGACAGCGGCGCCGCGGCCCTGGCCCGGGTGCAGGCGCTGCCCTCCGGCATGGCGGTGGTGGCGGTGGGCGGCGACGGCACCGTGGGGGCGCTGCTGCCCGCGCTGCTGTCTCGCCCGGACACGCCGGGCCGTCCGCTGGCCATCGTGCCGCTGGGCACCGGCAACGATTTTGCCGGAATGCTGCGGCTGCGCCCCGGTGACTTCAGGGGTGCGCTGGACCGGCTGTCGTACCAGCCGCGCGAGGTGGACGCGCTGAAGGTCACGGTGCTGGAAGGGGAGGGGCAGGGCCGCACCACCGTGTTGCTCAACGGCCTGGGGCTGGGCTTCGACGCCGCCGTGACCGCCAACATGACCCGCGCCCCCGCCCGCGTGCAGGGCTTTGCGCGCTATGCCTGGGCAGCGGTCGCCACCATCCGCGAGCTGAAGGTCTCCGGCGTGCAGATCACGCTGGACGGCCAGGAGTTCTACCGTGGCCCCAGCCCCATCGTTGCCGTGATGAACGGTACCCGATATGGCGGCGGCTTTCGCATCAGCCCGCAGTCCGATCCGCGGGATGGTCGGCTGAACGTGGTCGCAGGCGGCCCCATGACCCGCCTGCACCTGATGGAGCTGATGCTGCGCGTACTGTGCGGTGCCCATCTGGGCCGCCCCCAGGTCCACCATGCCCAGGGCCAGGAGGTCACGCTGCGCTGGGACCGGCCCACACCGCTTCATCTGGACGGCGATCTGCACGGACAGGTGAGCGCCCTGCGCGTCCACGTATTGCCGGGAGCGATTCTACTGCTCAACGCCTGA
- the asnS gene encoding asparagine--tRNA ligase encodes MAFISSIQDLKHHVGQTVTLHAWLTDKSGKGKIQFLKLRDGSGFVQATVFKGDVEEAVFEAAKRLTQEEALTITGEVRADERAPGGVELSVRGLSPVSEQGGEYPITPKEHGIEFLMDHRHLWLRHRRPWAVMRVRDSVQRAITDFFHGEGFVRFDAPFFTPNAAEGTTELFEIDLFGEDKAYLSQTGQLHAEAGAFAFGKVYTSGPTFRAEKSKTRRHLLEFWMIEPEVVPSNHTQNLDLQERMLSFTVRRVLEECVQELELLGRDTAKLAGAAEGNYPRVTYTQALEIIRSHIESGDLPENVQQDVQPVEWGDDLGAPHETILGHHFDRPVMVEKYPAAIKAFYMQPDPEDPRLALCDDVIAPEGYGEIIGGSERIHDYALLKSRIEEQGLPLEAFDWYLDLRRFGSTPHAGYGMGLERVIAWICGLDHIREAIPFPRMLTRMRP; translated from the coding sequence ATGGCTTTCATTTCCAGCATTCAGGACCTCAAACATCACGTTGGACAGACGGTCACGCTGCACGCGTGGCTCACCGACAAGAGCGGCAAGGGCAAGATCCAGTTTCTCAAGCTGCGCGACGGCAGCGGCTTTGTGCAGGCCACCGTGTTCAAGGGCGACGTGGAGGAGGCCGTCTTCGAGGCGGCCAAACGCCTGACCCAGGAAGAGGCGCTGACCATCACCGGCGAGGTGCGGGCCGATGAGCGGGCGCCGGGTGGAGTGGAGCTCAGCGTGCGCGGCCTCTCCCCCGTGTCTGAGCAGGGCGGCGAGTACCCCATCACCCCCAAGGAACACGGCATCGAGTTTCTGATGGACCACCGGCATCTGTGGCTGCGCCACCGCCGTCCGTGGGCCGTGATGCGGGTGCGCGACAGCGTGCAGCGGGCCATCACGGACTTCTTCCACGGCGAGGGCTTTGTCCGGTTTGACGCTCCTTTCTTCACCCCCAACGCCGCCGAGGGCACCACCGAGCTGTTCGAGATCGATCTGTTCGGCGAGGACAAGGCCTACCTGTCGCAGACCGGACAGCTGCACGCCGAGGCCGGGGCCTTCGCGTTCGGCAAGGTCTACACCTCAGGGCCCACCTTCCGGGCCGAGAAGAGCAAGACCCGCCGCCACCTGCTGGAATTCTGGATGATCGAGCCGGAGGTGGTCCCGAGCAACCACACCCAGAACCTGGATCTGCAGGAGCGCATGCTCAGCTTTACCGTGCGCCGGGTGCTGGAGGAATGCGTGCAGGAACTTGAGCTGCTGGGCCGCGACACGGCGAAGCTCGCGGGGGCCGCCGAGGGCAACTACCCGCGCGTGACCTATACCCAGGCGCTGGAGATCATCCGCAGCCACATCGAATCCGGAGACCTGCCGGAGAACGTGCAACAGGACGTTCAGCCGGTCGAGTGGGGCGACGACCTGGGGGCTCCCCACGAAACCATTCTGGGACATCACTTCGACCGCCCGGTGATGGTAGAGAAGTACCCGGCGGCCATCAAGGCGTTCTACATGCAGCCCGACCCCGAAGACCCCCGCCTGGCCCTGTGCGACGACGTGATCGCGCCCGAGGGCTACGGCGAGATCATTGGCGGCAGCGAGCGCATCCATGATTACGCCCTGCTCAAGTCGCGCATTGAAGAGCAGGGGCTGCCGCTGGAGGCCTTCGACTGGTACCTGGATCTGCGCCGCTTTGGCAGCACGCCGCATGCCGGCTATGGCATGGGCCTGGAGCGCGTGATCGCCTGGATCTGCGGCCTGGACCACATCCGTGAGGCCATCCCCTTTCCCCGCATGCTGACGCGCATGCGCCCCTGA
- the gap gene encoding type I glyceraldehyde-3-phosphate dehydrogenase, whose product MKVGINGFGRIGRLVFRILVQRGVDVVAINDLTDNKTLATLLKYDSTAGRFDGTVEYDENSLTVNGQKIQALAERDPAAIKWSELGADIVIESTGIFTDREGASKHLTGGAKKVLITAPAKNEDFSIVLGVNEQDYDPKNHHIISNASCTTNSLGVPMKLLDEAFGIEKAIMTTVHSYTNDQRVLDLPHSDLRRARAAAVNIIPTSTGAAKAVSQVYPKLKGKFDGTSLRVPTPVGSISDVTVVLGRDVTVDEVNTVFRSAAEGSHKGILAYTEDPIVLQDIVGDPHSAIIDGGLTMAMGSLVKFFSWYDNEWGYSNRIADLVELVQEKGV is encoded by the coding sequence ATGAAGGTGGGCATCAACGGATTCGGCCGCATTGGCCGCCTGGTGTTTCGGATTCTGGTGCAGCGCGGCGTGGACGTCGTGGCCATCAACGACCTGACGGACAACAAGACGCTGGCCACGCTGCTCAAGTACGACTCCACCGCCGGACGCTTTGACGGCACGGTGGAGTACGACGAGAACAGCCTGACGGTCAACGGCCAGAAGATTCAGGCGCTGGCCGAGCGGGACCCTGCCGCCATCAAGTGGAGCGAACTCGGCGCGGACATCGTGATCGAGTCAACCGGCATCTTCACCGACCGCGAGGGCGCGAGCAAGCACCTCACGGGCGGCGCGAAGAAGGTGCTGATCACCGCGCCGGCCAAGAACGAGGACTTTTCCATCGTGCTGGGCGTCAACGAGCAGGACTACGATCCCAAGAACCACCACATCATCAGCAACGCGAGCTGCACCACCAATAGCCTGGGCGTGCCCATGAAGCTGCTGGACGAGGCCTTCGGCATCGAGAAGGCCATCATGACCACCGTCCACAGCTACACCAACGACCAGCGCGTGCTGGACCTGCCGCACAGCGACCTGCGCCGCGCACGCGCCGCCGCCGTGAACATCATTCCCACCTCCACCGGCGCGGCCAAGGCCGTCTCACAGGTGTACCCCAAGCTCAAGGGCAAATTCGACGGCACCTCGCTGCGCGTGCCCACGCCGGTCGGCTCCATCAGTGACGTGACCGTGGTCCTGGGCCGCGACGTGACCGTGGACGAGGTCAACACGGTGTTCAGGAGCGCCGCAGAGGGCAGCCACAAGGGCATCCTGGCGTACACCGAGGATCCCATCGTGCTGCAGGACATCGTGGGCGATCCGCACAGCGCGATCATCGACGGCGGCCTGACCATGGCGATGGGCAGCCTGGTCAAGTTCTTCTCGTGGTACGACAACGAGTGGGGCTACAGCAACCGCATTGCCGACCTCGTCGAACTGGTGCAGGAAAAAGGCGTTTAA
- a CDS encoding phosphoglycerate kinase — MQTLDQLDVKGKRVLVRVDYNVPVRDGAVQDDTRVTASLPTIQKLLDGGAAVVLMSHFGRPKSGPEDKYSLKPVAEVLSRVLGKSVQFIGSLPSSDETLQRVQALQPGEVALLENVRFEAGEEKNDPALNRKLARLGDAFVLDAFGSAHRAHSSVSGVAGELPHAAGQLLQTEVDALSRLLHDPARPYVVIIGGAKVSDKIKVIENLLPRVDRLLIGGGMAYTFIKARGGQIGDSIHEDDQQELAGRLLNEYGDKIMLPSDVIAADAFSADANTQVVPSDGIPDGWQGLDAGPDTVQAYTQALQGAQTVFWNGPLGVFEFEKFAGGTNAVAAAVAGLQGAYTVIGGGDSVSAINKSGQADRVSHISTGGGASLELLEGQQLPGVEAMA; from the coding sequence ATGCAAACCCTCGATCAACTCGACGTGAAGGGCAAGCGCGTGCTCGTGCGCGTGGATTACAACGTACCGGTCAGGGACGGCGCCGTGCAGGACGACACGCGGGTGACCGCCAGCCTGCCGACCATTCAGAAGCTGCTCGACGGTGGGGCCGCCGTGGTGCTGATGAGCCACTTTGGACGGCCCAAAAGTGGACCGGAGGACAAATACAGCCTGAAGCCGGTGGCGGAGGTGCTGTCGCGCGTGCTCGGAAAGAGCGTGCAGTTCATCGGCAGCCTGCCGTCCAGCGATGAGACGCTGCAGCGGGTCCAGGCCCTGCAGCCGGGTGAGGTCGCCCTGCTGGAGAACGTGCGCTTCGAGGCGGGCGAGGAAAAGAACGACCCGGCGCTGAACCGGAAGCTGGCGCGGCTGGGCGACGCCTTCGTGCTCGACGCCTTTGGCAGCGCTCACCGCGCACATTCCTCGGTGAGCGGGGTGGCCGGCGAGCTGCCGCACGCGGCGGGCCAGCTGCTGCAGACCGAGGTGGACGCGCTCTCGCGGCTGCTGCACGATCCGGCGCGGCCCTATGTGGTCATCATCGGCGGGGCCAAGGTGAGCGACAAGATCAAGGTGATCGAGAACCTGCTGCCCCGGGTGGACCGGCTGCTCATCGGCGGCGGTATGGCCTACACCTTCATCAAGGCGCGGGGAGGTCAGATCGGCGACAGCATCCATGAGGACGATCAGCAGGAACTCGCCGGACGGCTGCTGAACGAATACGGCGACAAGATCATGCTGCCCAGCGACGTGATCGCCGCCGACGCCTTCAGCGCGGACGCGAATACCCAGGTGGTGCCCAGCGACGGGATTCCGGACGGCTGGCAGGGCCTGGACGCCGGCCCCGACACCGTGCAGGCGTATACCCAGGCCCTTCAGGGCGCGCAGACCGTGTTCTGGAACGGCCCACTGGGCGTGTTCGAGTTCGAGAAATTTGCGGGCGGCACCAACGCGGTCGCGGCGGCGGTAGCTGGCCTGCAAGGCGCATACACCGTGATCGGCGGCGGCGATTCGGTCAGCGCCATCAACAAGAGTGGACAGGCCGACCGGGTGTCGCACATCTCGACGGGTGGCGGCGCGAGCCTGGAACTGCTTGAGGGGCAGCAACTGCCCGGTGTGGAGGCGATGGCATGA